From Eptesicus fuscus isolate TK198812 chromosome 22, DD_ASM_mEF_20220401, whole genome shotgun sequence, a single genomic window includes:
- the CD2 gene encoding T-cell surface antigen CD2 — MNFACKILASFLLIFIPSTKGHSQLCLAVSLKASETVLLFIGVAPPASEVLGILHHDIVIIPDPPKKDNILHDIAWKKDGRRIIRCINGMITNENKEKYQVFENGTLKIKHLQRNDSDSYEVNLYNSDGHNILTQTFALKILERVSKPVINWNCTNKTMTCEVTQGTDPKITLYRYRISIKEGQKAITYKWTTKPNAPFNCTATNGVSGETSVVDIDCSEKGLDMPLIIGICGGGIFFFLFVALLILFISKRRKQHRRKNGEKLELRAHRSTSEERSRRPHQNPASAPPTAAASQAPPPPGHRPQAHGPRPPPPGHRAQHPQQKRPLPPPGAHVYQQKGPPLPTPRVQPKPPRGARENAKLSSGRADPIL; from the exons ATGAACTTCGCATGTAAGATCTTAGCCAGCTTCCTCCTGATTTTCATCCCTTCTACCAAAG GTCACAGCCAGCTGTGCCTGGCAGTGAGTCTCAAGGCCTCAGAGACTGTCTTGCTTTTTATAGGTGTAGCTCCTCCAGCTAGCGAGGTCCTGGGTATCCTGCACCATGACATCGTGATCATTCCTGATCCTCCAAAGAAGGACAATATACTACATGACATAGCATGGAAAAAAGACGGAAGGAGGATTATACGATGTATAAATGGCATGATTACTAACGAGAATAAGGAAAAATACCAAGTATTTGAAAATGGAACTCTGAAAATTAAACATCTGCAAAGAAATGATAGTGACAGCTACGAGGTAAACCTATATAATTCGGATGGACACAACATATTGACGCAAACATTTGCTCTGAAGATTCTAG agaggGTCTCAAAACCCGTGATCAACTGGAATTGTACCAACAAAACCATGACCTGTGAGGTAACACAAGGAACTGACCCTAAAATAACACTGTATCGATATAGGATCAGCATCAAAGAAGGCCAGAAGGCCATCACGTACAAGTGGACCACCAAACCAAATGCACCATTCAACTGCACAGCAACTAACGGTGTCAGCGGGGAAACCAGCGTGGTGGACATTGACTGTTCAG AGAAAGGGCTGGATATGCCCCTCATCATTGGCATTTGTGGTGGaggcattttcttcttcctctttgtgGCACTCCTCATTCTCTTCATCAGCAAGAGGAGAAAACAGCACAGAAGGAAAAACG GTGAGAAACTGGAACTCAGAGCACACAGAAGCACCTCTGAGGAAAGGAGCCGGAGGCCCCACCAAAACCCAGCCTCAGCTCCTCCCACTGCAGCCGCATCCCAAGCTCCTCCTCCACCTGGTCATCGTCCCCAGGCACATGGTCCTCGCCCCCCGCCTCCTGGCCACCGTGCCCAGCACCCGCAGCAGAAgaggcccctgcctccccccggCGCCCATGTCTACCAACAGAAAGGACCTCCTCTCCCCACGCCTCGGGTTCAACCGAAACCTCCCCGTGGAGCCAGAGAAAACGCCAAACTGTCTTCTGGCAGAGCTGACCCCATCCTTTGA